The genomic segment GGCGCCGCACGCGTGATCGCGTACGCGGACGACAGCCCGACGATTCCGCCGCCGATCACCAGGACGTCGCAGTCGTACGACACCGCCCCACACCTCCCCGCTCGCGCTCCGCCTCTCCCGATGATGCCCTGGCCCACTGACAGCCACCCGAAACCTGCCGGCGGAGCTCCGCCGCCGGGTCCCCGAGGGGGAGATCGGCAAGACCGGCGAGATCCGGAGGTCCACGTTCGTCAGGGCGGTGTCCGTACCACCCCCGGGCCGGGGGCGTAGGCTTCCGTCCCCGTGCCGGTGACCGACGCCAGGGGTGCCCCGATGAGCCGCTTGACGGTGAACGACGCCACGCTCCACTACGACGACTCCGGTCCGGCGGACGGCATACCGGTCGTCCTGGTGCACGGACACCCGTTCAACCGCACGCTGTGGGCTCCGCAGACCCGCGCGCTCACCGCGGCCGGGCACCGGGTGATCACCCCCGACCTGCGCGGCTACGGGGACAGCGACGTCACGCCGGGCAAGGTGCTGCTCTCCCGCTTCGCGGACGACATCGCCGCGCTCCTGGACCACCTCGGCGTCGAGCGCGCGGTGGTCGGCGGCGTGTCCATGGGAGGCCAGATCGCCATGGAATTCCACCGCCGCCACCCGCGGAGGGTGCGGGCGCTGCTGCTGTCCGACACCTCGCCGTCCCCGGAAACGGCGGAGGGCAGACGCTTCCGCAACCGCCTGGCCGACCGGCTGCTCGCCGAGGGCATGGACGGTTACGCCGACGACGTCATCGGCAAGATGCTCGCCTCCTACAACGTCACCGCCCTCCCCGACGCGGCCACACACGTCCTCGGCATGATGCGCGCCACCGACCCCCGAGGTGCCGCGGCCGCGCTGCGCGGGCGGGCGGAACGCCCCGACTACCGCGACACGCTCGCCGCCGTCGGGGTCCCCACCCTGGTCGTGGTCGGCGCGGACGACGTGTACACCCCGGTCGCCGAGGCCGAGGCCATCAGCCGTCTCGTCCCGCGCGCCACGCTGAGCGTGATCGACGGGGCCGGGCACCTGCCGGGAGTCGAACAGCCCGAGCGCTTCAACGCCGTCCTGCTGGACTTCCTCCGCGCGCGGGTGTCCGCCCGCGCATGAGGTGAGGTCTGTGCGGCCCCTGACGGGTCCGTACGGGCCCGCGCCCGGGTGGCCGGCTCCCGCTCACGAACGGTCCCGGCCCTCCCTTCGCTCCGTACGATCTCCGCCTAGGCCGGCGCCACCAGCAACGGCCGTGCCCGCTCCCGCAGTTCCGCCACGCGCGGCTCGTCCCCGTACGGCTCCAGCCGGTGCAGCAGGTCCCGCACATACTCGGTGGTCCGCGCCGAGGAGATCCGCCCGGCGACCTCCACCGCCCGCGTCCCCTGTGCGCACGCGGCGTCCAGGTTCCCGGATTCCAGTTCGGCGACCGCCGCGACGACCAGCCGCAGTCCGTGCGAGCGGACGAACTCCTCCGTCGGCTGCGAGAGCGCCTGCTCGGTGAAGCGCCGAACCTGCCGGGGCACCTTGAGGTCGCGGTAGCACTCCGCGGCGTCGGCCGCGAACCGCCCCTCGGAGTAGAACCCGAGCCAGTTGGGGTCCTGGTCGCCCGGCCGGGAGCGCTCGAGCCAGCCCTCGGAGGACCGCAGCGCGGCGCTGGCCGCGTGCGAGTCGCCGGCCTTGGCGTGGGCACGGGCCTCGACGAGCCGGAAGAAACTCATGGTGCGGGCGGTGGCCAGGCCGCGATTGCGTTCGACGGCGGCCTGGGCGAGGTCGACGCCCTCGTCGGCGAAGCCGCGGTAGGTGGCCTGGAGGCTCATGGAGGCCAGGACGTAGCCGCCCAGCGGCACATCGGCGGCGGCGCGCGCGAGCCGCAGCGCCTGGATGTAGTAGCGCTGGGCCGCCTCCTGCTGGCCGGTGTCGAAGGCCATCCAGCCGGCGAGCCGGGTGAGTTCGGCGGTCGCGCCGAACAGGGAGCGCCCGACCTCGTCGCTGTACGAACCGAGGAGCAGCGGCGCCGCGTCGACCCGCAGGCACTCGGGGACCATCGACGAACGCCAGTCACCGCCGCCGTACTTGGAGTCCCAGCGGCGGGCGTCCTCAGCGGCCTCGCGGAGCTTGGTGACGTCGCTGTGCCCGACGCGCTGCGGCGGGCCGTCGGCGGCGGCGGCCTCGGCCTCCTTCGGGTCGCGGGCGGCGTTGCTGTCGGCGGGCGTGATCAGCCAGCGCGAGGCGGGCGTCGCGTAGGCGCTGACGGCGAACGATCCGGCCAGGCTCTGCCAGATGCCGCCGCTGCCGGCGCGGCGGCCGGCGAGATCGAGGCGGTAGAGCTCGGTGGCCGAGCGGACGGCGGCACCGACGGCGCGCGGGAAGGCGAGACCGACCTCGGGTGCGGGATCGGCGTCGGCCAGACCTATCTCGTGCAGCGGCACGGGGCGGCCGAGTTTGCTGCCGATGGCGGCGGCGATCAGATGCGGCGCGGCACCCTGCGGAACCATGCCCTTGGAGACCCATCTGGCCACCGAGGTCTTGTCGTAACGGAGCGTCAGACCGCGCTGTGCTCCGAGGTCGTTGACGCGGCGCGCCAAGCCGGCATTGCTGATGCCCGCGAGGGCGAGAACGGTGCCGAGCTTCTCGTTCGGCCCGCGTTGCTCCCTGGACATGAGCCACCCCTCGACACACCGACGGCCGCCCCGGCATAGGCACGGGGCATTCGTAAGCCCAGCGTAGTTGCCCACATCCCGACCGTTAAGGGGCGAAGTACCGGATGGCGAGAATGTGGCCGTGACGGGGAGCGCGGCCGGGCCCGTGCCCCCGGGGTGTGCCGCCCTGCGCCCGGACGTGCGCGCTGTCCCGGCCAGCGCGAGAGCGCTTCCATGAGGAGCGCGTGGGTCGGCCCGCCGCACCGGATCCAGCGGGCCGGGGGGACCCCGTCGCCTCATTCCCCGCGGGCGGCGGGACGGTCCGGGAGACGCTGATCGTTTCCCGGACCGCACCGTTCCCGGCGGTGGCGCCCACCCGTACGGCCGCCCGAAGTTGGCTTGTTTTCGCCCTTCTCAACGGGGCGCATGGCGTGGGAGTGCGTGCTCCCTCAACCGCCCCTTGTGCGCCGTTCCCGTGGCAGCATGGAGCCTGACGGGACCCACATTGCCCCGGCCCGCGGCCAGTTGGCGGGCGCGCCGCTCCCGGAGCGTCGCCGGGCCGATGCCGGACCTGTCGGACTACTGTGCACGATGACTGCGTGCGGCGGGTACAGGGTTGCCCTCGGGCTGTGGAGGCGGCGATGCGGTGGTTGGTGGGGTGGAGCAGTGCCGCCGCAGGCGCTTCCCGCAGCGCGTGGAGCACGAACGGCGACGGCGGCGAGACCCCCGTCCACCCCGTGGGCTCCCAGCCGCTCTGGAGCGGCCCCGATCCGCTCTGGGCCGTCGGCGACTGGCGTCCCGACGAGATCCGCGTCGTCCAGGCCGACCCGTTCACCCGGATCGCGGTGCTCGGCTGCTGCGGCGCCACCGACGAGGAACTGCGCGTCGCCCTGTTCGCCGCCCGCGGCGGCGCCCTGCGCCATCTCACCGCCTGGCCGGGCGGGTACACCGCCGTCCTCCAGGTCGGCCGCCGCATCACCGTCACCGGCGATCTGGCCGGCGCCCGCCCCGTCTTCCACACCCCCTGGCGCGGCGGCACCGCCTACGCCACCGCGGCCCTGCCGCTCGCCGACCTCGTCGAGGCACAGCTCGACGTCGGCCACCTCGCCGCGCTGCTCGCCTGCCCCGACTCCCCGGAGGCCCTGCGCGACGGCACCCCCTACATGGGCGTGAGACGGGTACCGCCCGGCCACGCCCTCGTCCTGCGCGACGGAGCCCGCGAGATCACCGGTTACGAGCCGACCGCCTCGCTCGCCGTCGCGGCGCCCCAACTCGACCCCGGCCAGGCCATCGACGGGGTGCGCGACGCCCTCGTCGAAGCCGTACGCGCCCGCCTCGCCGCCCCCCGCCACGCCCCGGAGGCCGAGCCGGCCGACCCGGGGCCCGTGCCCGGCATGGGCCCCGCGGAACGCCGCGCGGCGCGCGGGGCCCCCGCCCCCGGCATAGGCGCCGACCTCTCGGGCGGCAGCGCCTCCTCCACCCTCGCCCTCCTCGCCGCCGGACTCCCCGGCAACCCCGGCACGATCCTCGGCCACCACGGCACCGGCGCCGGCGAGCGGCTGCTCGCCGTCACCTTCAACGACCTCGCCGCGGGCGGCGGCCGGGAGCGCGACGCCGAACTGGAACGGGCCCGA from the Streptomyces xinghaiensis S187 genome contains:
- a CDS encoding alpha/beta fold hydrolase; this encodes MSRLTVNDATLHYDDSGPADGIPVVLVHGHPFNRTLWAPQTRALTAAGHRVITPDLRGYGDSDVTPGKVLLSRFADDIAALLDHLGVERAVVGGVSMGGQIAMEFHRRHPRRVRALLLSDTSPSPETAEGRRFRNRLADRLLAEGMDGYADDVIGKMLASYNVTALPDAATHVLGMMRATDPRGAAAALRGRAERPDYRDTLAAVGVPTLVVVGADDVYTPVAEAEAISRLVPRATLSVIDGAGHLPGVEQPERFNAVLLDFLRARVSARA